From the Helicobacter pylori genome, one window contains:
- a CDS encoding RidA family protein: protein MKEVIHSTLAPKAIGPYSQAIATNDLVFVSGQLGIDASTGEFKGTDIHSQTTQSMENIKAILKEAGLGMDSVVKTTILLKSLDDFAVVNGIYGSYFKEPYPARATFQVAKLPKDALVEIEAIAIK from the coding sequence ATGAAAGAAGTCATCCATTCAACGCTAGCCCCAAAGGCTATAGGCCCTTACTCTCAAGCTATCGCCACTAACGATCTTGTTTTTGTCTCTGGGCAATTAGGCATTGACGCGAGCACCGGCGAATTTAAAGGCACGGACATTCATTCTCAAACCACGCAGTCAATGGAAAATATCAAAGCGATTTTAAAAGAAGCAGGGTTAGGGATGGATAGTGTGGTTAAAACGACTATTTTATTGAAAAGTTTAGACGATTTTGCTGTGGTGAATGGAATTTATGGGAGTTATTTTAAAGAGCCTTATCCGGCTAGAGCGACTTTTCAAGTGGCCAAACTGCCTAAAGACGCTTTAGTAGAAATTGAAGCGATAGCCATTAAGTGA
- a CDS encoding NAD(P)/FAD-dependent oxidoreductase: MKKEVVVIGGGIVGLSCAYSMHKLGHKVCVIEKSDGANGTSFGNAGLISAFKKAPLSCPGVVLDTLKLMLKNQAPLKFHFGLNLKLYQWILKFMTSANAKSTHRTMALFERYGWLSIDMYHQMLEDGMDFWYKEDGLLMIYTLKENFEKKLKTCDNSGAYKILNVKETKEYMPIANDNICGSVLLTENAHVDPGEVVRSLQEYLQNVGVEFLYNEEVVDFEFKNNLIEGVITHKEKIQAETIILTTGANPTLIKKTKNDFLMMGAKGYSITFKMPEELKPKTSSLFADIFMAMTPRRDTVRITSKLELNTNNALIDKEQIANMKKNLAAFTQPFEMKDATEWCGFRPLTPNDIPYLGYDKRYKNLIHATGLGWLGITFGPAIGKIIANLSQDGANEKNADIMLFSAFFRD; encoded by the coding sequence ATGAAAAAAGAAGTCGTGGTAATCGGCGGTGGGATTGTAGGGCTTTCTTGTGCGTATTCTATGCACAAGTTAGGGCATAAGGTTTGCGTGATTGAAAAAAGCGATGGCGCAAACGGCACTTCTTTTGGGAATGCCGGGCTTATTTCTGCGTTTAAAAAAGCCCCGCTCTCATGCCCGGGTGTGGTGTTAGACACCCTAAAGCTCATGCTCAAAAACCAAGCCCCTTTAAAATTCCACTTTGGGCTTAATTTAAAGCTCTATCAATGGATTTTAAAGTTTATGACAAGCGCGAACGCTAAGTCCACGCACCGCACCATGGCGTTGTTTGAACGCTACGGGTGGCTGAGTATTGATATGTATCATCAAATGCTAGAAGACGGCATGGATTTTTGGTATAAAGAAGATGGGTTGTTGATGATCTACACCTTAAAAGAAAATTTTGAAAAAAAGCTTAAAACTTGCGATAACAGCGGCGCTTATAAGATTTTAAATGTGAAAGAAACCAAAGAATACATGCCTATCGCTAATGACAATATCTGCGGGAGCGTGCTTTTAACTGAAAACGCGCATGTGGATCCGGGCGAAGTGGTGCGCTCTTTACAAGAATATCTACAAAATGTGGGCGTGGAGTTCCTCTATAATGAAGAAGTGGTTGATTTTGAGTTTAAAAACAACCTTATCGAGGGCGTTATCACGCATAAGGAAAAAATCCAAGCAGAAACAATCATTCTAACCACTGGGGCTAACCCCACTCTCATTAAAAAAACCAAGAACGATTTTTTAATGATGGGGGCTAAAGGCTATAGCATCACCTTTAAAATGCCTGAAGAATTGAAGCCCAAAACCTCTTCCTTATTTGCGGATATTTTCATGGCAATGACCCCACGAAGAGACACTGTAAGGATCACTTCTAAATTAGAATTAAACACCAACAACGCTCTCATTGACAAAGAGCAAATCGCTAACATGAAAAAGAATTTAGCCGCTTTCACGCAGCCTTTTGAAATGAAAGACGCCACAGAATGGTGCGGTTTCAGGCCCTTAACCCCTAATGATATTCCTTATTTGGGCTATGACAAACGCTATAAAAACTTAATCCATGCGACAGGATTGGGGTGGCTTGGCATCACTTTTGGCCCGGCCATTGGTAAAATCATCGCCAATTTGAGCCAAGATGGAGCGAATGAAAAAAATGCCGATATTATGCTTTTTTCTGCATTTTTTAGGGATTAA
- a CDS encoding 7-carboxy-7-deazaguanine synthase QueE — protein sequence MKLPVVESFFSLQGEGQRIGKPSLFLRLGGCNLSCKGFNCKTLLNDEILIGCDSLYAVHPKFQTSWDYYNEPKPLIERLVNLAPSYKDFDFILTGGEPSLYFNNPILLSVLEHFYHKKIPLFVESNGSIFFEFSPILKELHFTLSVKLSFSLEQESKRINLKALQNILNNAKSAHFKFVLESQNAAQSIAEIQSLLKQLSLKNNEIFLMPLGTNNNELDKNLKTLAPLAIKHGFRLSDRLHIRLWDNKKGF from the coding sequence ATGAAACTCCCGGTCGTTGAGAGCTTTTTTTCCTTACAGGGTGAAGGCCAAAGGATAGGCAAGCCCAGTCTTTTTTTGCGCTTAGGGGGGTGTAACCTTTCATGCAAGGGCTTTAATTGTAAAACCTTATTGAATGATGAAATCCTAATAGGTTGCGATAGTTTGTATGCGGTGCATCCTAAATTCCAAACATCTTGGGATTATTACAATGAGCCTAAGCCCTTGATTGAACGATTAGTTAATTTAGCCCCTAGTTATAAGGATTTTGATTTCATTCTTACAGGCGGGGAGCCAAGCTTGTATTTTAATAACCCTATTTTATTGAGCGTTTTAGAGCATTTTTACCATAAAAAAATCCCTTTATTTGTAGAGAGCAATGGCTCTATTTTTTTTGAATTTAGCCCTATTTTAAAAGAATTGCATTTCACCCTAAGCGTCAAACTCTCTTTTTCTTTGGAGCAAGAAAGCAAGCGGATCAACCTTAAAGCCTTACAAAATATCTTAAATAACGCTAAAAGCGCGCATTTTAAATTCGTATTGGAGAGTCAAAACGCCGCTCAATCTATCGCAGAGATTCAAAGCCTTTTGAAACAGCTCTCCTTAAAAAATAATGAAATCTTTTTAATGCCCTTAGGCACAAATAACAACGAGCTGGACAAAAACCTAAAAACCCTAGCCCCCCTAGCCATAAAGCATGGTTTCAGGCTGAGCGATAGGCTTCATATCCGCTTGTGGGACAATAAGAAAGGGTTTTAA
- a CDS encoding amino acid ABC transporter substrate-binding protein, translating to MKKISCLLLVISLFGGFLNATSLYEKLVNKETISVGTEGIYPPFTYHDKEGKLTGYDVEVARELAKELGVKIKFHETSWDIMLTGLKSGRFDMVANQVSLTTKKRQAAFDKSLPYSYSGTIMLVRKDENRIKDIRDIKGLKAANTLSSTYGEIAFKYDAQIVSVDSMAQALLLVAQKRADLTLNSSLAILNYLNTHKNNPFKIAWESKEKDGGASFVINKHQEKALDLINQAMQRLINKGVLKRLGEQFFGKDVSQP from the coding sequence ATGAAAAAAATTTCATGCTTATTGTTGGTAATAAGCCTTTTTGGGGGTTTTTTGAACGCTACTAGCTTGTATGAAAAGCTTGTCAATAAAGAGACTATCAGCGTTGGCACAGAAGGCATTTACCCCCCTTTCACTTACCATGATAAAGAGGGCAAGCTCACCGGCTATGATGTGGAAGTGGCTAGGGAGTTGGCTAAAGAGCTTGGCGTGAAAATCAAATTCCACGAAACTTCATGGGATATTATGCTTACAGGCTTGAAATCAGGGCGTTTTGACATGGTCGCTAATCAAGTGAGTTTGACGACTAAAAAACGCCAAGCGGCTTTTGACAAAAGCTTGCCTTATAGCTATTCAGGTACCATTATGCTGGTTAGGAAAGATGAAAACCGCATTAAAGACATTAGGGATATTAAGGGCTTGAAGGCGGCTAACACTTTAAGCTCCACTTATGGGGAAATCGCTTTTAAATACGACGCTCAAATCGTTTCGGTGGATTCTATGGCGCAAGCCTTGTTGTTAGTAGCGCAAAAACGAGCCGATTTGACCTTAAATAGTTCTTTAGCGATCTTAAACTACCTAAACACCCATAAAAATAACCCCTTTAAAATCGCATGGGAGTCCAAAGAAAAGGATGGAGGCGCTTCCTTTGTTATTAACAAGCACCAAGAAAAAGCCTTAGATCTTATCAACCAGGCGATGCAAAGATTGATCAATAAAGGGGTTTTAAAACGCTTAGGCGAACAATTTTTTGGAAAAGATGTCAGCCAGCCCTAA
- a CDS encoding GNAT family N-acetyltransferase — translation MTIKVFLPQYPTELEEFYAERIADNPLGFIQRLDLLPSISGFVQKLREHGGEFFEMRDNEKLIGICGLNHINQTEAELCKFHINTAYQSQGLGQKLYESVERYAFIKGYTKISLHVSKSQIKACNLYQKLGFTCIKEEDCVVELGEEALIFPTLFMEKILS, via the coding sequence ATGACCATCAAAGTTTTTTTGCCCCAATACCCCACTGAATTAGAAGAATTTTACGCTGAGCGCATCGCTGACAACCCTTTAGGGTTTATCCAACGCTTGGATCTTTTGCCTAGTATTAGCGGGTTCGTTCAAAAATTGCGCGAGCATGGCGGGGAATTTTTTGAAATGAGAGACAATGAAAAGCTCATTGGGATCTGTGGGCTTAATCATATCAATCAAACGGAAGCAGAGCTGTGTAAATTCCACATAAATACCGCTTATCAATCCCAAGGACTGGGTCAAAAACTCTATGAGAGCGTGGAGCGATACGCTTTTATTAAAGGCTATACTAAAATCTCTCTGCATGTGAGCAAAAGTCAGATTAAGGCATGCAACCTCTATCAAAAGCTGGGTTTTACGTGCATTAAAGAAGAGGATTGCGTGGTGGAGTTGGGCGAAGAGGCTTTGATTTTCCCTACTCTTTTTATGGAAAAGATTCTGTCTTGA
- a CDS encoding DUF262 domain-containing protein: MSMFLDKTIKEVVDELNGRYFLPDIQREYVWLQNADEKKIEQLFDSILRGYPISSFLFWKLQKEDIAKSDEQNSDKLNFQLYQFITNYDERKPHNEKIRIEQIRRDDLYIVLDGQQRLTSLYIGLKGTRTLKKKWGKYADPNAYEEKRLYLNLKHQPNMDSPEDNYQFEFHAKTPENDEKHWWFKVGDILELKNVITYAREHELDSEESALLENLKNAFCTEKLISFFEETEKNLNKVLNIFIRVNSGGVKLSYSDLLMSILTASFSSDIREKMNELVDALKDKGFPNMGQDQVLKICLLLIGKDTTFELKNFNKKNTKEIEDNWEKITDSIYNAAKLLENFGYAGYLGSAYILSSLAYFYFLNSKMNESDEEQALKFVRNAQITSYFTPSTDTKLNNIAHSMKGAPTFESFNHNLATHETSPLKITNDAIEEMMCSSSHARVFPILQILYPNLKYKTTTFHIDHIYPKSKFNEKNKKLDKDFYKCGNYLFNLQLLEGAENIAKKDKDLEVWLKEEYKDNQQAIEEYKKRNYIDPTLKLEWENIKEFRETREEAIIEKLKEVLLPKS; the protein is encoded by the coding sequence ATGAGTATGTTTTTGGATAAGACCATTAAAGAAGTGGTAGATGAATTGAATGGGCGTTATTTTTTGCCTGACATTCAGCGTGAATACGTGTGGCTCCAAAACGCCGATGAAAAAAAGATAGAGCAACTTTTTGACTCCATTCTTAGGGGCTATCCTATTAGCTCTTTTTTATTTTGGAAATTACAAAAAGAGGATATAGCCAAGAGCGACGAACAAAATAGCGATAAACTCAATTTCCAACTCTATCAATTCATTACAAATTACGATGAGCGAAAGCCTCACAATGAAAAAATCCGTATTGAACAAATTAGGCGTGATGATTTGTATATTGTCCTAGACGGCCAACAGCGTTTAACCTCGCTTTATATCGGGCTTAAAGGCACTAGAACGCTTAAGAAAAAGTGGGGTAAATACGCTGACCCTAACGCTTATGAAGAGAAGCGTTTGTATTTGAACTTGAAGCACCAGCCAAACATGGACAGCCCAGAAGACAATTACCAGTTTGAATTTCATGCAAAAACGCCTGAAAACGATGAAAAACATTGGTGGTTTAAGGTGGGGGATATTTTGGAATTGAAAAATGTTATAACTTATGCGAGAGAACACGAATTAGATAGTGAAGAGTCAGCATTACTAGAAAATCTAAAAAATGCTTTTTGCACCGAAAAGCTCATTTCATTTTTTGAAGAAACAGAAAAAAATCTTAATAAAGTTTTAAATATCTTTATCCGTGTCAATAGCGGCGGGGTCAAGTTAAGCTATTCTGATTTATTGATGTCTATTTTGACAGCAAGCTTTTCAAGCGATATTAGAGAAAAAATGAATGAGCTAGTGGACGCTTTAAAAGACAAAGGCTTTCCAAACATGGGGCAAGACCAGGTGCTAAAAATTTGTTTGCTTCTCATTGGTAAAGACACTACTTTTGAATTAAAAAATTTTAATAAAAAGAATACCAAAGAAATTGAAGACAATTGGGAAAAAATCACAGATAGCATTTATAACGCTGCAAAACTATTAGAAAATTTTGGCTATGCCGGCTATCTGGGTTCAGCTTATATTTTATCCAGTTTAGCCTATTTTTATTTTTTAAATTCAAAAATGAATGAGAGCGATGAAGAACAAGCCCTAAAATTTGTCCGTAACGCTCAAATCACAAGTTATTTCACTCCTTCAACGGATACAAAATTAAACAACATAGCCCATAGCATGAAGGGTGCGCCAACCTTTGAATCATTCAACCACAATTTAGCTACACATGAAACAAGCCCTTTAAAAATCACTAACGATGCTATAGAAGAAATGATGTGTTCTAGTAGCCATGCTCGAGTCTTTCCTATCTTGCAAATCTTATACCCAAACCTGAAGTATAAAACCACCACTTTTCATATAGACCATATTTATCCAAAGTCCAAGTTTAATGAGAAAAATAAAAAATTGGATAAAGATTTCTATAAGTGTGGGAATTATTTATTTAATCTCCAGCTTTTAGAAGGTGCAGAGAATATTGCTAAAAAGGATAAAGACCTTGAGGTGTGGCTCAAAGAAGAATATAAAGATAATCAACAAGCCATAGAAGAGTATAAAAAAAGAAATTATATTGACCCTACCCTAAAATTAGAATGGGAAAATATCAAGGAATTTCGTGAAACAAGAGAAGAAGCTATCATTGAAAAATTAAAGGAAGTGTTATTACCCAAGTCTTAA
- a CDS encoding amino acid ABC transporter permease, producing MSASPNLSLFFESLDLSKERLELLLEAFYPMLKAAFCISLPLAIISFILGLLIAIVVALIKIAPPKHFMHKALLAGVNFYVSLIRGTPLLVQIVVVFYGLPALGVYMDPIPAGIIAFSFNVGAYASETLRASFLSVPKDQWDSSLSLGLNYLQTFWHVIFFQALKVATPSLSNTFISLFKETSLASVVTIAEVFRIAQQKANASYDFLPIYLEAALIYWLFCLVLEVIQKRVERILN from the coding sequence ATGTCAGCCAGCCCTAATCTGTCTTTGTTTTTTGAATCTTTAGATTTGAGCAAGGAGCGTTTGGAATTACTATTAGAGGCTTTCTACCCCATGCTAAAAGCCGCTTTTTGCATTTCTTTGCCTTTAGCGATAATCTCTTTTATTTTGGGCTTATTGATTGCTATTGTGGTGGCTCTCATTAAAATCGCACCCCCTAAACATTTCATGCATAAGGCTTTATTAGCGGGCGTGAATTTCTATGTCTCGCTCATTAGAGGCACGCCTTTATTGGTCCAAATCGTGGTGGTGTTTTATGGTTTGCCCGCCCTTGGGGTTTATATGGATCCAATCCCAGCAGGCATTATTGCGTTTTCTTTTAATGTGGGGGCATACGCTTCAGAGACTTTGAGGGCGAGCTTTCTTTCTGTCCCTAAAGATCAATGGGATTCAAGCTTGAGTTTGGGCTTGAATTACTTGCAAACCTTTTGGCATGTCATCTTTTTTCAAGCGCTCAAAGTCGCCACGCCAAGCCTGAGTAACACTTTCATCAGCCTTTTTAAAGAAACTTCTTTAGCGTCTGTGGTAACTATCGCAGAGGTTTTTAGAATCGCGCAGCAAAAAGCGAACGCCAGCTATGACTTTCTGCCTATTTACTTGGAAGCCGCTTTGATTTATTGGCTTTTTTGCTTGGTTTTAGAAGTGATCCAAAAGCGCGTGGAAAGAATCTTAAATTAA
- a CDS encoding alanine/glycine:cation symporter family protein, producing the protein METIDSVVRLLSNLVWGIPMQILLVGTGLFLTFYLRGLQFSKIFYAIKILFDKESQSKGDISQFSALMLSLGATVGIGSIVGVATAISIAGPGAVFWMWVTGLVGMATKYSEGILAVKYREKGAFGYNGGPMYYIKNGLNMPKLAMAFAIFTIIASIGTGNMTQSNAVSSILSEQANLPTWVSGLLLTLLTAVIVIGGIKSIGKFTSYLAPVMVLLYLIAIIYIIVSHFDLAVQAIKLIFEEAFNPKPVVGGASGALVATMIKTGVARGLYSNEAGLGSSAIIAASAQTHHPVRQALVSMLQTFIVTLVVCSATASVILMAPEYNTLLPNGEKLSANLLTLKSTEYFLGSLGTVVIFTTMIFFAYSTIIGWAYYGEKCAEYAFGEKKVKYYRLIFLASVMVGAMAKIDFVWNLADLSNGLMTIPNLIALILLHKVVSSETRWYFSKHSNK; encoded by the coding sequence ATGGAGACGATTGATTCGGTGGTGCGTTTATTATCTAATTTGGTGTGGGGGATTCCCATGCAAATTTTATTAGTAGGCACCGGCTTGTTTTTAACCTTCTATCTTAGGGGTCTGCAATTCAGTAAAATCTTTTATGCGATCAAAATCCTTTTTGATAAAGAGTCCCAATCTAAGGGCGATATTTCGCAATTTTCCGCTCTCATGCTTTCTTTAGGAGCGACTGTAGGCATTGGGAGTATCGTAGGCGTAGCGACCGCTATCAGCATCGCAGGGCCAGGAGCGGTGTTTTGGATGTGGGTTACTGGGCTTGTTGGCATGGCGACTAAGTATTCTGAGGGGATTTTAGCGGTGAAATACAGGGAAAAAGGGGCGTTTGGATACAACGGAGGGCCCATGTATTACATCAAAAACGGCCTTAACATGCCCAAACTCGCCATGGCGTTTGCGATTTTTACGATTATTGCGAGCATTGGCACCGGTAACATGACGCAATCTAATGCGGTTTCTTCCATTTTAAGCGAACAAGCGAACTTGCCCACTTGGGTTTCAGGCTTATTGCTCACCCTTTTAACCGCTGTTATTGTCATAGGGGGGATCAAATCCATTGGTAAATTCACTTCTTACTTAGCTCCTGTCATGGTGCTTTTATATTTGATCGCTATTATTTATATTATTGTTAGCCATTTTGATTTAGCCGTTCAAGCGATCAAACTCATTTTTGAAGAAGCCTTTAACCCTAAACCCGTTGTGGGCGGAGCGAGCGGCGCGTTGGTAGCGACAATGATAAAAACGGGCGTGGCTAGGGGGTTGTATTCTAATGAAGCGGGGTTAGGGAGCTCAGCCATTATTGCCGCAAGCGCTCAAACACACCACCCGGTGCGCCAAGCCCTAGTGTCCATGCTCCAAACTTTTATCGTGACTTTAGTGGTGTGTTCGGCGACGGCGAGCGTGATTTTAATGGCGCCAGAATACAACACCTTGCTCCCTAATGGGGAGAAATTGAGCGCTAATTTGCTCACTCTAAAAAGCACGGAATATTTTCTAGGCTCATTAGGGACGGTGGTGATTTTTACAACCATGATCTTTTTTGCTTACTCTACGATCATTGGTTGGGCTTATTATGGGGAAAAATGCGCTGAATACGCCTTTGGTGAAAAAAAAGTGAAATATTACCGCTTGATCTTTTTAGCGAGTGTGATGGTGGGGGCTATGGCTAAAATTGATTTTGTGTGGAATTTAGCGGATCTTTCTAACGGGCTTATGACTATCCCTAATTTGATCGCGTTGATTTTGTTGCATAAGGTGGTTTCTTCGGAAACGCGCTGGTATTTTAGCAAGCATTCTAACAAGTAA
- the alr gene encoding alanine racemase encodes MLKRASFVEVNTHSLRHNFHAVKSIVPKDACVMAVVKANAYGAGALKASEIFLQEGANYLGVATLDEALELRSHFSQTPILILGYSPNTNASMLIDNDLSAMVFSLEQAEVFSQVALKSQKRLKIHLKIDTGMHRLGLEPNFKSIEIIKKIRTLKGLEVEGIFTHLSNADSNIKTHAKNQMKAFNAFLEQLLDQKIEFQYRHAYNSAGILSLCNGNENRLLNLYRPGIMLYGFYPSNEMKESSQTILKNVISLKARIVQIKRVKKGEFIGYGEHFYTNEETLVGVLALGYADGLVRALGNRIQVAINNQLAPLIGKVCMDQCFVKLNDIEAKEGDEVILFGDKSAKANDASEIATLLNTIPYETISTLSKRLERVYV; translated from the coding sequence ATGTTAAAAAGGGCGAGTTTTGTAGAAGTGAACACCCATTCCTTAAGGCATAATTTTCATGCAGTCAAAAGCATTGTCCCTAAAGACGCTTGTGTCATGGCGGTTGTTAAGGCGAACGCTTATGGGGCGGGGGCATTAAAAGCGAGCGAAATTTTTTTACAAGAAGGGGCTAATTATTTAGGGGTAGCGACATTAGATGAAGCTTTAGAATTGCGCTCTCATTTTTCTCAAACCCCCATTTTGATTTTAGGCTATAGCCCTAATACTAACGCTTCCATGCTGATTGATAACGATTTGAGCGCTATGGTTTTTAGCCTTGAGCAAGCGGAGGTTTTTTCTCAAGTGGCTTTAAAGTCTCAAAAACGCTTAAAAATTCATCTCAAAATTGATACTGGCATGCACCGCTTGGGTTTAGAGCCTAATTTTAAAAGCATAGAAATCATTAAAAAAATCCGCACTTTAAAAGGCTTGGAAGTGGAAGGGATATTCACGCATTTAAGCAACGCTGATTCTAACATTAAAACCCATGCTAAAAACCAGATGAAAGCCTTTAACGCTTTTTTGGAACAGCTTTTGGATCAAAAAATAGAGTTCCAATACCGCCATGCCTATAATTCCGCCGGCATCCTTTCTTTGTGTAACGGGAATGAAAATCGTTTGTTAAACCTTTATCGCCCAGGCATCATGCTCTATGGTTTTTACCCTTCTAATGAAATGAAAGAGTCGTCTCAAACGATATTAAAAAATGTTATCAGTTTAAAAGCGCGAATCGTTCAAATCAAACGAGTCAAAAAAGGCGAATTTATTGGCTATGGCGAGCATTTTTACACCAATGAAGAAACTTTAGTGGGCGTTTTAGCTCTAGGGTATGCGGACGGGTTGGTGCGCGCTTTGGGCAATCGCATTCAAGTAGCGATCAATAACCAATTAGCCCCTCTTATTGGCAAGGTGTGCATGGATCAGTGCTTTGTCAAACTCAATGATATTGAAGCCAAAGAGGGCGATGAGGTCATTTTGTTTGGGGATAAAAGCGCTAAGGCTAATGACGCAAGCGAGATTGCTACGCTTTTAAACACCATTCCTTATGAAACCATCAGCACTTTATCCAAACGCTTGGAACGCGTTTATGTGTGA
- a CDS encoding MFS transporter, whose product MKHLGKKEVKILGLSSLGGTLEFYDFIIFVFFTSIIAKHFFPNTLSPIWSEINTYGIFAAGYLARPLGGIVMAHFGDRFGRKNMFMLSILLMVIPTFALALMPTFNHLVGFGVDSMGLTPKNAHYLGYIAPVFLVLVRICQGVAVGGELPGAWVFVHEHAPQGQKNTYIGFLTASVVSGILLGSLVYIGIYMVFDKPVVEAWAWRVAFGLGGIFGIISVYLRRFLEETPVFQQMKQDDALVKFPLKEVFKNSLFGISISMLITWVLTACILIFILFVPNFTLTHPNFHFTPFEKTYFQILGLVGIVSSIIFTGFLADKIKPHKVCMAFSAAFAFFGFLFFKEFYSNVPSLVNTIILYFLACFCAGIMNFCPIFMSDVFSARIRFSGISFAYNIAYAITAGFTPQLSSWLNAKAIAAPESLQSYGLSFYILIVSLIAFITSLLMAPIYHKSSDTEVSPTA is encoded by the coding sequence ATAAAACATTTAGGCAAAAAAGAGGTGAAAATCTTAGGGTTGTCTTCGCTTGGTGGGACTTTAGAATTTTACGATTTTATTATCTTTGTATTTTTTACGAGTATCATTGCCAAGCACTTTTTCCCAAACACGCTTAGCCCTATTTGGTCTGAAATCAACACTTATGGTATCTTTGCTGCAGGTTATCTGGCGCGCCCGCTTGGTGGCATAGTGATGGCCCACTTTGGGGATAGATTCGGTCGTAAAAACATGTTCATGCTCTCTATTTTATTAATGGTGATCCCAACCTTTGCGTTAGCTTTGATGCCAACTTTTAATCATTTGGTGGGTTTTGGCGTTGATAGCATGGGGCTTACCCCTAAAAACGCTCATTATCTTGGTTACATAGCTCCTGTTTTTTTGGTGCTTGTTAGGATTTGTCAAGGCGTTGCTGTGGGTGGTGAATTGCCTGGCGCTTGGGTTTTTGTCCATGAACATGCCCCACAAGGGCAAAAAAACACTTATATCGGTTTTTTAACCGCTTCCGTAGTTTCTGGGATTTTGCTTGGGAGTTTGGTTTATATCGGGATTTACATGGTTTTTGACAAGCCTGTTGTTGAAGCTTGGGCTTGGAGGGTTGCTTTTGGGCTTGGAGGGATTTTTGGTATCATTTCTGTGTATTTGAGGCGCTTTTTAGAAGAAACTCCCGTTTTTCAGCAAATGAAGCAAGACGATGCCTTAGTCAAATTCCCGCTTAAAGAGGTGTTTAAAAACTCTCTCTTTGGTATATCAATCTCCATGCTTATCACTTGGGTTTTAACCGCTTGTATTTTGATTTTTATCCTCTTTGTTCCCAATTTTACTCTTACGCATCCTAATTTTCATTTCACTCCGTTTGAAAAAACCTATTTTCAAATTTTAGGACTTGTTGGTATTGTAAGTTCTATTATTTTCACCGGGTTTTTGGCCGATAAAATCAAACCGCACAAAGTTTGTATGGCTTTTAGTGCGGCCTTTGCCTTTTTTGGCTTTTTATTCTTCAAAGAATTTTATTCTAACGTGCCAAGTCTAGTCAATACCATAATTTTATACTTTTTAGCTTGCTTTTGCGCAGGCATTATGAATTTTTGCCCTATTTTTATGAGCGATGTGTTTAGTGCTAGAATCCGTTTTAGCGGGATTTCCTTTGCTTATAACATAGCCTATGCTATAACCGCTGGCTTTACCCCTCAACTTTCAAGCTGGTTAAACGCAAAAGCCATAGCAGCGCCTGAAAGCTTGCAAAGTTATGGTTTGAGCTTTTATATTCTCATAGTTTCTTTAATTGCTTTTATTACATCGCTTTTAATGGCACCAATTTACCACAAATCCAGTGATACCGAAGTGTCGCCCACAGCATGA